The Desulfomicrobium orale DSM 12838 genome includes a window with the following:
- the fusA gene encoding elongation factor G — translation MQDQLQKQRTFALIGHGGTGKTSVAEMLLFTAGSISRLGKIEDGTTTLDYEPEETKRRGSIQPSFAQFSWKKNLNFLIDTPGDNNFIGDLPYLLQGADNAVLVIDAIDGVKPLTKKIWSEVVRAELPAMVFINKMDRERADFQMAYQSLADILGIKPVLLYLPIGSEADFRGVVDVLNEKAYAFGENGALSPTDIPADMADDVTLAREIAVENIAESSEELMEKYLEEGSLTAEELTAGLRAGVLSRILVPVCVGAALENKGGALLLDAIQSCMASPLDHKPWLDAEGNERPSDPDAPLAAFVFKTIADPFAGQLSVMRVLSGVLSPDAAVLNAAKDEKEKIGQGLFLEGKKQTPCKQDLGPGAIVAVAKLKNTSTGDTLCAEKSPFALALPKLSPAIISYALAAEEKGEEDKVFAAVQKLLEEDINLHLERNEETGDMLLSGMGQLHIELSVEKARRRYKTNILLKTPKIPYRETIKGKAQVQGRHKKQSGGRGQFGDCWIRMEPNPRGAGYEFLDEIVGGSIPRNYIPAVDKGIQEAAVRGFLAGYPMVDFKVALYDGSYHTVDSSEMAFKIAGSLAFKKAVEQCNPTLLEPIMLASVFIPDEFMGDVIGDLSSRRGRVLGSDSVGGVTEVKAHVPMAEMMKYAPDLRSMTGGQGTFTMEFAHYEECPPNVAEQVIADSGKAED, via the coding sequence ATGCAGGATCAGCTTCAGAAACAGAGAACCTTCGCCCTGATAGGACATGGCGGAACCGGCAAGACTTCCGTGGCGGAAATGCTCTTGTTCACCGCCGGTTCCATCTCCCGGCTGGGCAAAATCGAGGACGGCACCACAACCCTCGATTACGAGCCCGAGGAAACCAAACGCCGGGGCAGCATCCAGCCCTCCTTCGCCCAGTTCTCCTGGAAAAAAAATCTGAACTTCCTCATCGATACGCCCGGTGACAACAACTTCATCGGCGACCTCCCCTATCTGCTGCAAGGCGCGGACAACGCCGTGCTGGTCATCGACGCCATCGACGGGGTGAAGCCCCTGACCAAGAAAATCTGGTCCGAAGTCGTCAGGGCGGAGCTTCCGGCCATGGTTTTCATCAACAAGATGGACCGTGAACGGGCCGACTTCCAGATGGCCTACCAGAGCCTCGCGGACATTCTCGGCATCAAGCCGGTGCTGTTGTACCTGCCCATCGGCAGCGAAGCGGACTTTCGTGGCGTGGTCGATGTGCTGAACGAAAAAGCCTACGCCTTCGGGGAAAACGGCGCCCTTTCCCCCACGGACATCCCGGCGGACATGGCCGATGACGTGACCCTGGCCCGCGAGATCGCCGTGGAGAACATCGCCGAAAGCAGTGAAGAGCTGATGGAAAAGTATCTGGAAGAAGGCTCCCTGACCGCGGAAGAGCTGACCGCCGGACTCCGGGCGGGCGTCCTGTCCCGCATCCTGGTGCCGGTCTGCGTGGGCGCGGCCCTGGAAAACAAGGGCGGCGCGCTGCTGCTGGATGCCATTCAGAGCTGCATGGCCTCGCCTCTGGATCACAAGCCCTGGCTGGACGCCGAAGGCAACGAGCGGCCCTCTGATCCGGACGCTCCCCTGGCCGCCTTCGTCTTCAAGACCATCGCCGATCCTTTTGCCGGACAGCTGTCTGTCATGCGTGTGCTCTCCGGAGTGCTCTCCCCCGACGCAGCGGTGCTGAACGCCGCCAAGGACGAGAAGGAGAAAATCGGCCAGGGCCTGTTTCTGGAAGGCAAAAAACAGACGCCCTGCAAGCAGGATCTCGGCCCCGGCGCCATTGTGGCCGTGGCCAAGCTCAAGAACACGTCCACGGGCGACACCCTGTGCGCGGAAAAATCCCCCTTCGCTCTGGCTCTGCCGAAGCTGAGCCCGGCCATCATCTCCTACGCCCTGGCCGCCGAGGAAAAGGGCGAGGAAGACAAAGTCTTCGCGGCGGTGCAGAAACTGCTGGAAGAAGACATCAACCTGCATCTGGAGCGCAACGAGGAAACGGGCGACATGCTCCTTTCGGGCATGGGCCAGCTGCACATCGAACTGTCCGTGGAAAAGGCCAGACGCCGCTACAAAACCAATATCCTGCTGAAAACACCCAAGATCCCCTACCGGGAAACCATCAAGGGCAAGGCCCAGGTCCAGGGGCGGCACAAGAAGCAGTCCGGCGGCCGGGGCCAGTTCGGCGACTGCTGGATCCGCATGGAGCCCAATCCGCGCGGCGCGGGCTACGAATTTCTGGACGAAATCGTGGGCGGCTCCATTCCCCGCAACTACATTCCCGCCGTGGACAAGGGCATCCAGGAAGCGGCGGTGCGGGGTTTTCTGGCCGGATACCCCATGGTCGATTTCAAGGTGGCCCTCTACGACGGCTCCTATCATACGGTGGATTCCTCGGAAATGGCCTTCAAAATCGCGGGTTCCCTGGCCTTCAAGAAAGCTGTGGAGCAGTGCAATCCGACCCTGCTCGAGCCCATCATGCTGGCCTCTGTGTTCATCCCCGACGAGTTCATGGGCGATGTCATCGGCGACCTGTCCAGCCGGCGCGGCCGGGTGCTGGGTTCCGATTCCGTGGGCGGCGTGACCGAGGTCAAAGCCCACGTGCCCATGGCCGAGATGATGAAGTACGCGCCGGATCTGCGCTCCATGACCGGCGGCCAGGGCACCTTCACCATGGAATTCGCCCATTACGAGGAATGCCCGCCCAACGTGGCCGAACAGGTCATTGCCGACAGCGGCAAGGCGGAAGATTGA
- a CDS encoding ribonuclease J encodes MSSVTLTPLGGLGEIGMNCLALETDRSMILVDCGLMFPDVILYGVDVVIPRMDFILERRDKLCGIVFTHGHEDHIGALAWLAPYLQNTPVYGSEFTLRLALRRLQERGLEAHVRPCAVNGGDRVDMGDFAVTFIPVCHSIIEGFGLGIETPAGRIIHTGDFKIDRNPLDGHATDLEAFADFSRDGALLLLSDSTNVEREGFSLTEREILTTLDEVFAGAKGRILVTLFATHIQRIQEIFDLAARYGRKVAFTGRSLVANIDAARELGHLSFNGTNSCDMEDLPELGDNRTVILLTGSQGEPLSALTRVSRGEHRQIAIREGDTVVMSSRFIPGNTRAITKVINDLYRQGATVLYERVQAIHASGHAHQEELKIMLHTVRPKFFIPVHGEYRHLFKHAELAVDCGVAPERAIILEDGQPVTFSPEGLRLEEPVYAESILVDGKGVGDVGQIVLKERQILGGEGLVIVLVIQDETGVIVFGPSIQSRGFVFEQHFSHVLEDAKCIVLDVLENNPEAEACRLEDRIRSALRRFFRTVLERDPVVMPLVVRV; translated from the coding sequence ATGTCGAGCGTAACCCTGACTCCCCTCGGCGGCCTGGGGGAAATCGGCATGAACTGTCTGGCCCTGGAGACGGACCGGAGCATGATCCTGGTGGACTGCGGACTCATGTTCCCCGATGTCATCCTGTACGGCGTGGACGTAGTCATCCCCCGCATGGATTTCATTCTGGAGCGCCGGGACAAACTGTGCGGCATCGTGTTCACTCACGGCCACGAAGATCATATCGGCGCGCTGGCCTGGCTTGCGCCCTATCTGCAGAACACGCCCGTCTACGGATCGGAATTCACCCTGCGCCTGGCTCTCAGGAGACTGCAGGAACGCGGATTGGAAGCCCACGTGCGTCCCTGTGCCGTAAACGGCGGAGACCGGGTGGACATGGGTGATTTCGCAGTGACCTTCATCCCGGTCTGTCACAGCATCATCGAAGGTTTCGGCCTGGGTATCGAAACCCCGGCCGGACGCATCATCCACACCGGAGACTTCAAGATCGACCGCAATCCGCTGGACGGACACGCCACGGATCTGGAGGCTTTCGCCGATTTCTCCCGGGACGGCGCGCTGCTTCTCCTGTCCGACTCCACCAATGTGGAGCGCGAGGGATTTTCCCTGACCGAGCGGGAAATCCTGACCACTCTGGACGAAGTCTTCGCCGGGGCGAAGGGACGTATCCTGGTCACCCTTTTCGCCACGCACATCCAGCGCATCCAGGAAATTTTCGATCTGGCCGCAAGGTACGGACGCAAGGTGGCCTTCACCGGCCGCAGTCTGGTAGCCAACATCGATGCCGCCCGCGAACTGGGCCATCTTTCCTTCAACGGCACCAATTCCTGCGACATGGAGGATCTGCCCGAACTGGGCGACAACCGCACCGTCATCCTGCTCACCGGCTCTCAGGGCGAACCCCTCTCGGCCCTGACCCGGGTATCCCGGGGAGAACACCGCCAGATCGCCATCCGCGAGGGAGACACGGTGGTCATGTCCTCCCGGTTCATTCCCGGCAACACGCGGGCCATCACCAAGGTCATCAACGACCTCTACCGCCAGGGCGCCACGGTTCTCTACGAGCGGGTCCAGGCCATCCACGCCTCGGGGCACGCCCATCAGGAAGAACTGAAAATCATGCTGCACACCGTCCGCCCGAAATTCTTCATTCCCGTGCACGGCGAATACCGCCATCTGTTCAAACACGCCGAACTGGCCGTGGACTGCGGTGTGGCTCCGGAGCGGGCTATCATCCTGGAAGACGGCCAGCCCGTGACCTTCTCGCCGGAGGGCCTTCGCCTGGAAGAACCGGTGTACGCCGAATCCATCCTGGTAGACGGCAAAGGCGTCGGTGACGTGGGGCAGATCGTGCTGAAGGAACGCCAGATTCTGGGCGGCGAAGGGCTGGTCATCGTGCTGGTGATACAAGACGAGACGGGTGTCATCGTCTTCGGTCCGAGCATCCAGTCTCGCGGCTTCGTCTTCGAACAGCATTTTTCCCATGTGCTCGAAGACGCCAAGTGCATTGTCCTCGATGTGCTGGAAAACAATCCCGAAGCCGAGGCGTGCAGACTGGAAGACCGCATCCGTTCCGCCCTGCGCCGCTTCTTCCGCACCGTACTGGAACGCGACCCAGTGGTCATGCCGCTGGTGGTGCGGGTCTGA
- the rpsB gene encoding 30S ribosomal protein S2, giving the protein MPYVSMKQMLETGVHFGHQTRRWNPKMRPFIFGARKGIHIIDLQQTVKLYRKAHDFIADTVARGGKVIFIGTKRQAQDVVKAEAERCGMYYVTHRWLGGTLTNYQTIRSSIARLKKLEGMFEDGSVNRFLKKEVVGMEREVTKLNLTLGGIKDMEELPAVAFIIDPHREEIAVKECRKLGIPIVAVVDTNCDPDLIDYVIPGNDDAIRAIKLFATAMADACIEGQASAKDTVPQPKPATAGEAPAATENFDDDNDEGEY; this is encoded by the coding sequence ATGCCTTATGTCAGTATGAAACAGATGCTGGAGACCGGCGTTCATTTCGGTCACCAGACCCGGCGCTGGAACCCCAAAATGCGGCCGTTCATTTTCGGCGCACGCAAGGGCATCCACATCATCGATCTGCAGCAGACCGTGAAGCTGTACCGCAAGGCCCACGATTTCATCGCCGACACCGTGGCCCGCGGCGGCAAGGTCATTTTCATCGGCACCAAACGCCAGGCTCAGGACGTGGTCAAGGCCGAGGCCGAGCGCTGCGGCATGTACTATGTAACCCACCGCTGGCTGGGCGGCACCCTGACCAACTATCAGACCATCCGCTCCAGCATCGCCCGCCTGAAAAAGCTGGAAGGCATGTTCGAGGACGGCTCCGTGAACCGTTTCCTGAAGAAGGAAGTGGTGGGCATGGAGCGCGAGGTGACCAAGCTGAACCTGACTCTGGGCGGCATCAAGGACATGGAAGAGCTCCCGGCAGTAGCTTTCATCATCGATCCGCACCGCGAAGAAATCGCGGTCAAGGAGTGCCGCAAGCTGGGCATTCCCATTGTGGCCGTCGTGGACACCAACTGCGATCCCGACCTGATCGACTACGTCATTCCCGGCAATGACGACGCCATCCGCGCCATCAAGCTGTTTGCCACGGCCATGGCCGATGCCTGCATCGAAGGGCAGGCCAGCGCCAAGGACACCGTGCCTCAGCCCAAACCTGCCACGGCCGGAGAAGCTCCTGCCGCCACCGAAAATTTTGACGACGACAATGACGAAGGGGAATATTGA
- the tsf gene encoding translation elongation factor Ts encodes MNISATMVKDLRERTGAGMMDCKKALTECDGDEEKAVAWLREKGLSKAAKKAGRSTTEGLITIALAADGKAGAMSEVKCETDFVAKNEELVAMAEGIASKALEMKTGDVAALPAEITDLTALIGKIGENMQVGQLTYMTVSGTGIIGSYVHSNKKLGVLVELTGDASPELAKDIAMQIAATNPICVSPDQVPAETLAQEREIYLSQAKEEGKPAQIAEKIVEGRIRKFYQEVCLVEQAFIKDDKKTIKDLLGKNAAVARFCRFAVGA; translated from the coding sequence ATGAACATATCCGCGACAATGGTTAAGGACCTGCGCGAGCGCACCGGCGCGGGCATGATGGATTGCAAGAAGGCGCTGACCGAATGTGACGGAGACGAAGAAAAGGCCGTTGCCTGGCTGCGTGAAAAAGGGCTTTCCAAGGCCGCCAAAAAGGCCGGCCGGAGCACCACCGAAGGTCTGATCACCATAGCTCTGGCTGCGGACGGCAAGGCCGGCGCCATGAGCGAGGTGAAGTGCGAGACGGATTTTGTGGCCAAGAACGAGGAACTCGTCGCCATGGCCGAAGGCATCGCCAGCAAGGCTCTGGAGATGAAAACCGGCGACGTGGCAGCCCTGCCCGCCGAGATCACGGATCTGACGGCCCTGATCGGCAAGATCGGGGAGAACATGCAGGTCGGCCAGTTGACCTATATGACCGTGAGCGGAACAGGCATCATCGGCAGCTACGTGCATTCCAACAAAAAGCTGGGCGTGCTGGTGGAACTGACAGGCGACGCCTCGCCGGAACTGGCCAAGGATATCGCCATGCAGATCGCGGCGACAAATCCCATCTGCGTGTCCCCGGATCAGGTGCCTGCGGAAACCCTGGCCCAGGAGCGGGAAATCTACCTGAGCCAGGCCAAGGAAGAAGGCAAGCCCGCCCAGATCGCCGAAAAGATCGTGGAGGGCCGCATCCGCAAGTTCTACCAGGAAGTATGCTTGGTCGAGCAGGCCTTCATCAAGGACGACAAGAAGACCATCAAGGATCTTCTGGGGAAAAATGCCGCCGTGGCCCGGTTCTGCCGTTTTGCTGTAGGCGCATAG
- a CDS encoding class I SAM-dependent methyltransferase, with amino-acid sequence MNAGWRQRFIERTASKPSGEWAVRRYNEPVAHYRSFRTILEMLNLKQEDEYFEMGCGGGVLLRQALEQVSFAAGIDHSRDMVELSRKNNADAIASGRAEILEGNVAALPWPDGRFSAGASANMFFFVPEPQKALSEACRVLRPGGRFALITLGDSLPGKIIFGWLYKLRLYSDARMEKMLKEAGFSRVEVHTRRFFYQICHAVK; translated from the coding sequence ATGAATGCAGGCTGGCGGCAAAGATTCATCGAACGGACGGCCTCGAAGCCGAGCGGAGAATGGGCGGTACGGCGTTATAATGAACCTGTCGCCCATTATCGCAGCTTTCGCACCATTCTGGAGATGCTGAATCTGAAACAGGAGGATGAGTACTTCGAGATGGGCTGCGGCGGAGGCGTACTGCTGCGTCAGGCTCTGGAACAGGTTTCTTTCGCTGCAGGCATCGATCACAGCCGCGACATGGTCGAACTGAGCCGGAAGAACAATGCCGATGCCATTGCCTCGGGCCGGGCCGAAATCCTGGAAGGGAACGTGGCCGCGCTGCCCTGGCCGGATGGCCGTTTTTCCGCAGGGGCTTCCGCCAACATGTTTTTTTTCGTGCCGGAGCCGCAAAAAGCCCTGTCCGAAGCTTGCCGGGTTCTCCGGCCCGGAGGCCGCTTTGCTCTGATTACCCTGGGCGATTCCCTGCCCGGCAAGATCATTTTCGGGTGGCTGTACAAGCTGCGCCTTTACTCCGATGCCCGCATGGAGAAGATGCTTAAGGAGGCCGGTTTCAGCCGGGTGGAGGTCCATACCCGCAGGTTTTTCTACCAGATTTGTCATGCCGTGAAGTGA
- a CDS encoding TonB-dependent receptor produces the protein MPLRARSYTFADRLHLTLGLRYDRERQEFDYEQPSPGPALGMMGYGAMSGSRADTHEAWLPKASLSYDLTEGVMPYIGVSRGFRSGGYNTVDNLGSSFEPEFTWNYEAGLKTAWLDKRLQANLALFYIDWTDMQVEVLTAGGTAVYINNAAEASSRGLELELAARPVAGLDLFAAFAHTRARYEKYNVGSRIYDGNTIPDVPGYTASLGGTYRFGPGLFISLLYSRFGEVSIDVENTRSQKDYGLLNAKVGYEGDRFDFYLYGRNLLDEEYATRQVRSGGNWAGRAGEPLVVGANLSFRF, from the coding sequence ATACCGCTTCGGGCCCGGTCTTATACCTTTGCCGACAGACTGCATCTGACTCTGGGTCTGCGTTATGACCGGGAAAGACAGGAGTTCGATTACGAACAGCCTTCGCCTGGCCCCGCTCTGGGCATGATGGGATACGGGGCGATGTCCGGATCCCGCGCCGACACGCATGAGGCATGGCTGCCCAAGGCCTCCCTGAGTTATGATCTGACCGAAGGAGTCATGCCCTACATCGGCGTGTCCAGAGGGTTCCGCAGCGGCGGCTACAATACGGTGGATAACCTGGGGTCTTCTTTTGAACCCGAATTCACCTGGAATTATGAGGCCGGGCTCAAAACAGCATGGCTGGATAAAAGACTGCAGGCCAATCTCGCACTTTTTTATATCGACTGGACAGACATGCAGGTCGAAGTGCTCACTGCCGGCGGCACGGCCGTGTACATCAACAATGCCGCCGAAGCTTCCAGCCGGGGGCTTGAACTGGAACTGGCGGCCCGGCCCGTGGCGGGCCTCGACCTCTTTGCCGCCTTTGCCCACACCAGAGCCAGATATGAGAAATATAACGTCGGCTCCCGGATTTATGACGGAAACACCATTCCCGATGTGCCCGGGTACACCGCCAGCCTGGGCGGAACATACCGCTTCGGGCCCGGTCTTTTCATCAGTCTGCTGTACAGCCGTTTCGGCGAAGTGAGCATTGATGTGGAGAATACCCGGTCGCAAAAGGACTACGGTCTCCTGAACGCCAAAGTCGGCTATGAAGGGGATCGATTTGATTTCTACCTGTACGGCCGTAACCTGCTGGATGAAGAATATGCCACCCGTCAGGTCCGGTCCGGCGGAAACTGGGCCGGCCGCGCCGGAGAGCCGCTGGTGGTGGGGGCAAATCTGAGTTTTCGCTTTTAA
- a CDS encoding TonB-dependent receptor, giving the protein MEYGKSLGGFVIWLAVAAFWLPDAGLAEENGTGRVKEQVELEPMVVTAEKREGDAWKIPGGISVVGDGRIEDFRLNSVRDIVAVVPNFYVTDTGMTDQSFASMRGIGSSMTGTPTVGVYVDDVYVQPGLSASLADVERVEVLRGPQGTLYGRNSEAGVINIVTKKPGDIWEGKISADAGRFNSHAVQGVISGPLVRDRVSFRGGLRYDESDGWFENRFDGSDKAGRKKNYDGRFTVLATPGDTLDLQISYDMMRHDSPDYAHFALFDRGGDLRRNVDVDYAGETKKDRDTLSLRAGYDFGALRLVSITSTYKEDGRSRNDVDFTPVDLLNLSLRQKVSSLSQEFRLHSTDSSAPLQWLAGVFLLREKKEGGYGMWMNFMNMGMGMPGETLSADNEMTTTGGALFGEGTYTFADRLHLTLGLRYDRERQEFDYEQPSPGPALGMMGYGAMSGSRADTHEAWLPKASLSYDLTEGVMPYIGVSRGFRSGGYNTVDNLGSSFEPEFTWNYEAGLKTAWLDKRLQANLALFYIDWTDMQVEVLTAGGTAVYINNAAEASSRGLELELAARPVAGLDLFAAFAHTRARYEKYNVGSRIYDGNTIPDVPGYTASLGGTYRFGPGLIPLPTDCI; this is encoded by the coding sequence ATGGAGTACGGGAAATCGCTCGGAGGCTTCGTGATATGGCTTGCTGTTGCGGCGTTCTGGCTGCCGGACGCGGGACTGGCGGAAGAAAACGGAACTGGGCGTGTGAAGGAACAGGTGGAACTGGAGCCGATGGTCGTCACGGCGGAGAAGCGCGAGGGTGACGCCTGGAAGATTCCGGGCGGCATCAGCGTTGTCGGGGACGGGCGGATCGAGGACTTCAGACTGAATTCGGTCAGGGACATCGTGGCCGTGGTGCCCAATTTCTATGTGACCGACACCGGCATGACCGATCAGAGTTTCGCCTCCATGCGCGGTATTGGATCGTCCATGACCGGCACACCCACAGTGGGTGTTTATGTCGACGATGTCTATGTTCAGCCGGGCCTGAGCGCGAGCCTTGCGGACGTGGAGCGGGTGGAAGTTCTGCGCGGGCCGCAGGGCACGCTTTACGGCCGCAACTCCGAAGCGGGAGTCATCAATATCGTCACCAAAAAGCCGGGCGATATCTGGGAAGGAAAGATCAGTGCCGACGCGGGCCGGTTCAATTCCCATGCAGTGCAGGGCGTGATCAGCGGCCCTCTCGTCCGGGACCGAGTCAGCTTTCGCGGCGGACTGCGCTATGATGAATCGGACGGCTGGTTTGAGAACAGGTTCGACGGTTCGGATAAGGCCGGGCGGAAGAAGAATTATGACGGACGTTTTACCGTGCTCGCCACTCCCGGCGACACACTGGACCTGCAGATCAGCTATGACATGATGCGGCATGACAGTCCTGACTACGCCCATTTCGCTCTTTTCGACCGGGGCGGCGATCTGCGCAGGAACGTCGATGTCGATTATGCGGGAGAAACAAAAAAAGACAGGGACACGCTCAGTCTCCGTGCCGGATACGATTTCGGCGCATTGCGGCTGGTATCCATCACTTCCACCTACAAGGAAGACGGCAGGAGCAGAAATGACGTGGATTTCACTCCCGTCGATCTGCTGAACCTGTCGCTCAGGCAGAAGGTCAGCTCTCTTTCCCAGGAATTCCGTCTGCACTCCACGGACAGCTCCGCGCCTCTGCAGTGGCTGGCGGGAGTTTTCCTCCTGCGGGAAAAAAAAGAGGGCGGCTATGGAATGTGGATGAATTTCATGAACATGGGCATGGGCATGCCCGGAGAAACTTTGAGCGCCGACAACGAGATGACCACAACGGGCGGAGCCCTCTTCGGCGAGGGGACTTATACCTTTGCCGACAGACTGCATCTGACTCTGGGTCTGCGTTATGACCGGGAAAGACAGGAGTTCGATTACGAACAGCCTTCGCCTGGCCCCGCTCTGGGCATGATGGGATACGGGGCGATGTCCGGATCCCGCGCCGACACGCATGAGGCATGGCTGCCCAAGGCCTCCCTGAGTTATGATCTGACCGAAGGAGTCATGCCCTACATCGGCGTGTCCAGAGGGTTCCGCAGCGGCGGCTACAATACGGTGGATAACCTGGGGTCTTCTTTTGAACCCGAATTCACCTGGAATTATGAGGCCGGGCTCAAAACAGCATGGCTGGATAAAAGACTGCAGGCCAATCTCGCACTTTTTTATATCGACTGGACAGACATGCAGGTCGAAGTGCTCACTGCCGGCGGCACGGCCGTGTACATCAACAATGCCGCCGAAGCTTCCAGCCGGGGGCTTGAACTGGAACTGGCGGCCCGGCCCGTGGCGGGCCTCGACCTCTTTGCCGCCTTTGCCCACACCAGAGCCAGATATGAGAAATATAACGTCGGCTCCCGGATTTATGACGGAAACACCATTCCCGATGTGCCCGGGTACACCGCCAGCCTGGGCGGAACATACCGCTTCGGGCCCGGTCTTATACCTTTGCCGACAGACTGCATCTGA
- a CDS encoding helix-turn-helix transcriptional regulator: MTVRGTLTSSWPETSGQTSSWKFLEEVKKTFTGPGLNHVRLRPGLELVHARFVAPGKARHVFRFGQDAPLELGLHISGRGYGDLCFSRRRAETVAVEPSSALLLFYPDVECTTVLRENEYYELVNIYMDPKLLEQFFPGTFSALPDGLRALRKGSPPLPFSHRRTFSPLLQMALAQLLACPLQDCLGRMYMEAKILELFALMFSDVTTVSRGVRKRQLTSGDRARLHMARDLLTADLENPPSISEVARASGLSENKLKWGFREVFGQPPYAYLLTRRLEKGRELLAATDCSVSEVAHQLGFCDASHFVRHFKSRFGLTPGLHANSCRL; the protein is encoded by the coding sequence ATGACCGTGCGCGGAACCCTGACTTCATCCTGGCCGGAAACATCCGGTCAGACTTCTTCCTGGAAGTTTCTGGAAGAAGTGAAGAAGACATTCACGGGCCCGGGCCTGAACCACGTCCGGCTGCGTCCCGGGCTGGAGCTGGTGCACGCCCGGTTTGTCGCCCCGGGAAAAGCCCGGCATGTTTTCAGATTCGGACAAGACGCACCGCTGGAGCTTGGGCTGCATATCTCCGGCCGGGGATATGGGGATCTGTGCTTTTCCCGCCGGAGAGCGGAAACAGTGGCGGTGGAGCCGTCAAGTGCTCTGCTTTTGTTTTATCCTGACGTGGAATGCACCACCGTGCTGCGGGAAAATGAATATTATGAGCTGGTCAACATTTACATGGACCCGAAACTGCTGGAGCAGTTTTTCCCTGGGACGTTTTCCGCCCTTCCAGACGGGCTCAGAGCCCTGCGGAAAGGAAGCCCGCCTTTACCGTTCAGTCATCGCCGCACTTTCAGCCCGCTCTTGCAGATGGCTCTTGCTCAGCTTCTCGCGTGCCCTCTTCAGGATTGTCTGGGGCGGATGTATATGGAAGCCAAGATTCTGGAGCTTTTCGCCCTGATGTTTTCCGACGTGACGACCGTGTCCCGCGGAGTGAGAAAACGGCAGCTGACCTCCGGGGACAGGGCGCGGCTCCATATGGCGCGGGATCTGCTGACCGCCGATCTGGAAAATCCTCCTTCCATATCGGAAGTGGCCCGTGCCTCGGGCCTCAGTGAAAACAAGCTGAAATGGGGTTTCCGGGAAGTTTTCGGACAGCCCCCGTATGCCTATCTTTTGACCCGGCGTTTGGAAAAAGGGCGGGAACTTCTGGCCGCCACCGACTGCTCGGTTTCGGAAGTAGCCCACCAGCTCGGTTTCTGCGACGCCTCCCATTTTGTCCGGCATTTCAAGTCCCGCTTCGGCCTGACGCCGGGCCTGCACGCCAATTCCTGCCGTCTTTGA
- a CDS encoding class I SAM-dependent methyltransferase, whose protein sequence is MEKIHPDLKDSVAETLFIPLAMRALDVRQKRPVLGDAYSARLMEKIDYPFGKFISGSLMSRVGTNVRAKYFDQCAKDFIDTHARPVVVALGCGLDTRRERLRNSGKAMFYEVDLPEVIQLRTRLVPEAENSRCIARSFLDQGWVRDVREAHPGGDFLIIIEGVLMYFEEVIVRDLLRLVADSFPGAEICFDVMSVWSSRQAGRHDTVRKMRAGFRWGIDNDRELEAWHPGVRVVSDESIMRLMGEYHWFPRLLRRMPVFRDCSRMLRVRVA, encoded by the coding sequence ATGGAAAAGATACACCCGGATCTCAAGGACAGCGTGGCGGAAACCCTCTTCATTCCCCTGGCCATGCGCGCGCTGGACGTACGGCAGAAGCGGCCCGTTCTGGGCGACGCATACAGCGCCCGGCTCATGGAGAAAATCGACTATCCTTTCGGAAAGTTCATCTCGGGAAGCCTCATGAGCCGGGTGGGCACCAACGTGCGCGCGAAGTATTTCGATCAGTGCGCAAAAGACTTCATCGACACCCACGCCCGCCCCGTGGTGGTGGCGCTGGGTTGCGGACTGGACACCCGCCGGGAACGGCTGCGAAACAGTGGGAAGGCCATGTTTTACGAGGTGGATCTGCCCGAGGTCATTCAGCTTCGGACCCGGCTCGTTCCGGAGGCGGAAAACAGCCGTTGCATCGCGCGCTCCTTTCTCGACCAGGGCTGGGTGCGGGACGTGCGGGAGGCGCACCCGGGCGGCGATTTTCTGATCATCATTGAAGGCGTGCTCATGTACTTTGAGGAAGTGATTGTGCGCGACCTGCTCCGACTCGTGGCGGACTCCTTTCCGGGAGCGGAGATATGTTTCGATGTGATGAGCGTCTGGAGCAGCCGGCAGGCCGGACGCCACGACACGGTCCGGAAGATGCGGGCCGGGTTCCGCTGGGGCATTGACAACGACCGGGAGCTGGAAGCCTGGCATCCCGGCGTTCGTGTCGTCTCGGACGAGAGCATCATGCGGCTTATGGGAGAATATCACTGGTTCCCGCGTCTGCTGCGCCGTATGCCGGTCTTCCGGGACTGCTCGCGCATGCTCAGGGTCCGGGTGGCATGA